The genome window CTTGCGGATAGGTTCGTCCCGCACATCCACTTCATCTCCGGCCCCGAAGGACCCCCATCCTCTGCGCTGAGGCGGATCACGCTGCTGATTTTGGCCATCACCATTCACAATTTTCCCGAGGGTATGGCGGTGGGCGTCGCCTTCGGGCTAGGCGACATTCGGGCAGCCACCGCGGTCGCCATTGCCATCGGGCTGCAGAACATGCCCGAAGGACTGGCGGTCGCCCTGCCCCTGGTCCGCGAGGGCTACACCCGCAGCAGGGCCTTGGCCCTTGCGCTGCTGTCGGGCGCGGTTGAGCCTATCGGCGGCATACTCGGAGCGGCGGCCGTCTCCATCGCGCACCCGCTTTTGCCCCTTGGGCTGGCCTTTGCCGCCGGAGCCATGCTCTACGTCGTCAGCGAGGAGATGATTCCGGAGACCCACCGCAAGGGGTTCGCCAAGGTTGGCACGACCGGACTCCTCATCGGCTTCGTCGTGATGATGATGCTGGACAACATGTTCGGATAGACGGGCGCCGACCAGGCAGCGCGGCGCTACCCATCCCAGAGGCGCCGCGCACCCGCGATCAGGGCCTCTTGCGCCCTACCCGTGCTGGAAGCCGCGTAAACCAGGCCCTGGCAGCCTGCCGCATCTGCTCCGCCGCCACCCTCACCGACGAAGCGCCCGGTTCGCGCACCCACGACAGCGGAATTTGAGCGC of Chloroflexota bacterium contains these proteins:
- a CDS encoding ZIP family metal transporter — translated: MIWFQPTENVILMAALATLATGLATGVGALPVLITLRVSDKLLDALLGFAAGVMLAATAFSLLVPALEIASVWTVVLGVLMGAGFVALADRFVPHIHFISGPEGPPSSALRRITLLILAITIHNFPEGMAVGVAFGLGDIRAATAVAIAIGLQNMPEGLAVALPLVREGYTRSRALALALLSGAVEPIGGILGAAAVSIAHPLLPLGLAFAAGAMLYVVSEEMIPETHRKGFAKVGTTGLLIGFVVMMMLDNMFG